Proteins encoded in a region of the Zea mays cultivar B73 chromosome 4, Zm-B73-REFERENCE-NAM-5.0, whole genome shotgun sequence genome:
- the LOC100384507 gene encoding uncharacterized LOC100384507 (The RefSeq protein has 1 substitution compared to this genomic sequence), translating into MVKGAQLQDAAADAARNAAAAAARQQGCGGGGPAGCGKRQYKGVRMRSWGSWVSEIRAPNQKTRIWLGSYSTAEAAARAYDAALLCLKGSAADLNFPVHLPFHIPAAAMSPKSIQRVAAAAAANATCGSPLQAGAGAAAAAPHYYSYSSSAASTMAADGATPPCSYGDASSGVSSPETAGNTDDLCYGVAHDDDVDMVAGDADLAALADIESFFRSPKCMEYAMMDPCSTFFAPAPMATDAASEWEWEEEGEIDLRSFSSLN; encoded by the coding sequence ATGGTGAAGGGCGCCCAGCTCCAGGACGCGGCGGCCGACGCCGCCCGcaatgcggcggcggcggcggcgaggcagCAGGGCTGTGGTGGCGGCGGCCCGGCGGGCTGCGGCAAGAGGCAGTACAAGGGCGTGCGGATGCGGAGCTGGGGCTCCTGGGTGTCGGAGATCAGGGCGCCCAACCAGAAGACCCGGATATGGCTCGGCTCCTACTCCACCGCCGAGGCCGCCGCGCGCGCCTACGACGCCGCCCTGCTCTGCCTCAAGGGCTCCGCCGCCGACCTCAACTTCCCCGTGCACCTCCCCTTCCACATCCCCGCCGCCGCCATGTCGCCCAAGTCCATCCAgcgcgtcgccgccgccgccgcggccaaTGCCACCTGCGGCAGCCCGCTGcaggccggcgccggcgccgccgccgccgcgccccacTACTACTCCTACTCCTCCTCCGCCGCCTCCACGATGGCCGCCGACGGCGCCACCCCTCCGTGCAGCTACGGCGACGCGTCGTCGGGCGTGAGCTCCCCGGAGACGGCCGGGAACACTGATGACCTGTGCTACGGCGTGGCGCACGACGACGACGTGGACATGGTGGCGGGCGACGCGGACCTCGCCGCGCTCGCGGACATCGAGTCCTTCTTCCGGTCGCccaagtgcatggagtacgctatGATGGACCCATGCAGCACGTTCTTCGCGCCAGCGCCCATGGCGACGGACGCGGCCAGCGAGTGGGAGTGGGAGGAGGAAGGCGAGATCGACCTCTGGAGCTTCTCGTCCCTCAACTGA